Below is a genomic region from Halanaerobiaceae bacterium ANBcell28.
ATTACGCTTTCTCCAAACTTCTTTGTAATCAAAAAGCCAGTATTCTAGCTCTTCAGCCAACTTATCAGAAGAAAAGACAGTCTCAGTAATATCCTGTCTGTAATCATATTTCTTAATAATCAAACCTAGTACATTTAAGAGGGCTACCCCTCTAGCAGAAATAATAAATTCTTGATAGTCAAGACTATCTTCATTTCCTTGACCAACATTTATTTCGATAATACTATCTAATATTTTAAGGGTTTTATTATATCCTTCAATTATCTCTTCTTGTGATAAGCTCAGAAACTTCTCCCTATCATAGAAAGCATTCTCTGTCTGTTTAAATTTTTCTTCTTTCCAGCGAATTATCATACCCCAATCGATTATATGTTGTCGAGATAATCCCCTGAGTAAATATACAATTTTTCCTTCACTATCCCTATACTCAATTTTAGATATTTCTTCATCAATTTCTCTCATTTTATTTAATATTTTATTATCATCATCCATAAAAGAACTATCTATCATCTCAGGATTCCAGGAAAGAGCTGCTCCTAATGCCATTCCAGGTATAGAATTGCCTAAGAGATTAATATGGCCATAGTCTCCCCAATCAGTATTAAGGACACCTATTGCACCATAGTTCTTTCCATAATTAATCATTCTACTAATATTCAGAGATGCTGTATCCATATCATTCATTAGATTGTTCCAGCCAGCTACCCCAGGACAGAGATACTGCTTTATTCCTGAATCAGCAACAGTCTTAACCTTATTTTCATCAGGAAGAGCACTATATTCCCAGTTCAAACAAGTAACTCCTTCTGGAATTTCTCCCAATAACTCAGGATGTTCCAGTATTATATCACCCCAAAACATTACTTCTTTATTATATCCCTGTACATATCTTATTATCTTATTTAAAAAGTCAATATACAATCTTCCTTTACCAACTTTACTAGCTAATTCTTTATTCCTACCCTTCCCTAAATCGAAAGTTTCGTCACAGCAAATATTAAATTTCTTGGAAGAGAATAGAGGAATATACTGATCGAGCATTTCTTTGACAAATTCAAAACTATCTGGATTAGATACATTAAGGGTGTGATGTCTCTGACGATTTATCCATGAATAAGGACGAGTTAAATCAATCTCTAATTCTGATAAATGTTTATAAGAAGTAGTTCTTAATGCCTCATATAAATGACCAAAAGTAGATAGAGAAGGAAGTAATTCAATCTGTCTTCTCCTACAATACTCATCAAGTATTAGGATTTCTTCAGCACTTAAAGGATCTTTATCCATCCAAATTTCACTCATACCTTCAAAAGCAAAAGTATGCTCCACATATAATTGTAATTGGTTTATTTTATAAAAAGATAGCCTATTAGCTAATTCTTTCAGAGTATCTAATTTTGGAACCTTACCCCTGGTTACATCATGATAAAAACCACGATTAGAAAAATGTGGACTATCTTCTATTAAGAGAGCAGGTAATTTACTGCCCTTAAGTCTAATAATCTGTCTTAAGGTCTGAACCCCATAAAATAAACCAGCATCATCATAAGCTTGGATTTCAATTTTATCATTATTAATACTTAACTTATATTCTTCGAGCTTATCTCCCTCTTTACTAATTTTTTTAAATAAAATATGACTACCATCAGCTAAAAAACTTGCATTTTTAGCTTCGTTAATTTTAGTAATTGCTATTTTCAAACCTAAACTATCTTTAATTTCCTGTTGCAATAATTGTGCAGATTCCAGGTCAGCAAAATTACAGTTACTAGCTATTACAATCTTTGTACTATTTTTTATTAAGAAATCTTTTTCATCAAGAGTTTTATACATCTGTGGTTCTGGTATTAAATTCATATCTTCACCTCTATTTTTATTATCCTTCCTCTTCTTCTAACATTTCCATAGATTTTTTATAAGATCTAGTGATTAAGTAAGACTCCACAGTATAATCCAGCCCAAAAAGTATAACTCCCACAATAATAATAGCTACTATATAAAAAGGGTCGCTAAGCCTATTAAAGTTAGAAACTACAAGAAATAGAATAATAAAAAGAACAGTATTTCTTGCTGCTCTCTTTTTTATACTTTTCAAGTTATAATAGTTACTGGCCGCAGTGTAAATCCCAGCTTTTACAAGTCTTATACTATAATAAAACTCTCCAGTTAAAAATATAAGCACAAGCAAAGTAATTATAAGTTCTAAAGACATATCAAAAGCTAAAATAAATAATAATGTAATATAAAATAACACAGTCATAACTCTAAAAGATTGATAAGCATATTTATGCTTTTCAGCCATAATTCTTTCATCTTTTTCCTTTGTAATAATCATAATACTAACCCCCCAAAATAAGTCCTTAAGTTTCTTACTTAAAATTCTACGAAAAAAACATATTTATAATATTTATTCGCCTGCTTTAATACTTAGCCTTCCCAGTGAATTTAGCAGCCATTATAATAGGCTCCAGCATGCTTTCTCCATTTGCTATACCCTGACCGGCAATATCAAAGGCCACACCATGGTCTACCGAAGTACGGATCATTGCTAATCCAACTGTATATTTACTCCCTGAATACTTATCGCAAGCCCAACATCTGCAGGTTCACCCATAGTAATAGCTATTACCGGGTCAATATCACAGACTCCTTTAGCAGTACTTGAAGTCCCAATTTCACCTAGTAGCAGCTGTTAGACCATCTGCAGTTATGTATATCACTCTTCTTCTTCCCAAAACAAATCATCTAATGTTTTATCCAGAGTTTTACAAATTTCAAGACACAAACGAAGACTGGGGTTATATTTACCTGCTTCAATTAAACCAATTGTTTGGCGAGTCACACCTATTTTTTCTGCCAGCTCTGCCTGGGTTAGATCCTTTCCCAAACGAGCCATCTTCATCTTCAAATTTTTTCCCATTATTATATCCCCTTTTAAACCATCACTTTACTTATATTATAACATTTTAGATCTATAATGCAATATATATTTAACAAAG
It encodes:
- a CDS encoding glycoside hydrolase family 20 zincin-like fold domain-containing protein; this encodes MNLIPEPQMYKTLDEKDFLIKNSTKIVIASNCNFADLESAQLLQQEIKDSLGLKIAITKINEAKNASFLADGSHILFKKISKEGDKLEEYKLSINNDKIEIQAYDDAGLFYGVQTLRQIIRLKGSKLPALLIEDSPHFSNRGFYHDVTRGKVPKLDTLKELANRLSFYKINQLQLYVEHTFAFEGMSEIWMDKDPLSAEEILILDEYCRRRQIELLPSLSTFGHLYEALRTTSYKHLSELEIDLTRPYSWINRQRHHTLNVSNPDSFEFVKEMLDQYIPLFSSKKFNICCDETFDLGKGRNKELASKVGKGRLYIDFLNKIIRYVQGYNKEVMFWGDIILEHPELLGEIPEGVTCLNWEYSALPDENKVKTVADSGIKQYLCPGVAGWNNLMNDMDTASLNISRMINYGKNYGAIGVLNTDWGDYGHINLLGNSIPGMALGAALSWNPEMIDSSFMDDDNKILNKMREIDEEISKIEYRDSEGKIVYLLRGLSRQHIIDWGMIIRWKEEKFKQTENAFYDREKFLSLSQEEIIEGYNKTLKILDSIIEINVGQGNEDSLDYQEFIISARGVALLNVLGLIIKKYDYRQDITETVFSSDKLAEELEYWLFDYKEVWRKRNKESELYKIVEAVQSISSYLRSLLFKEK
- a CDS encoding DUF6773 family protein — protein: MIITKEKDERIMAEKHKYAYQSFRVMTVLFYITLLFILAFDMSLELIITLLVLIFLTGEFYYSIRLVKAGIYTAASNYYNLKSIKKRAARNTVLFIILFLVVSNFNRLSDPFYIVAIIIVGVILFGLDYTVESYLITRSYKKSMEMLEEEEG
- a CDS encoding helix-turn-helix transcriptional regulator, translating into MGKNLKMKMARLGKDLTQAELAEKIGVTRQTIGLIEAGKYNPSLRLCLEICKTLDKTLDDLFWEEEE